A genomic window from Ignavibacteria bacterium includes:
- a CDS encoding universal stress protein, which produces MKKILVPTDFSEPSYYGLDTAAEIAKKTRAEIHIFNACEVSNYYYAADPLVISPPASIMIEGINDNLKKAANKKLSAIRARKSLAGLKVTTSCEVTSNVHNSIIEYGNKIKTDIVVMGSHGAGNITEVILGSTAERVVRFSLKPVLVIPVKPSKGLFKRIVFASDFSEEAYGMFPFVKDIAKISSAEIHLLKINTMDQFSKTRDDMELINKFSKKFGGKYITALYNDYMKEEGILNYTREVKADLIAIGTHGKKGLRRFFSEDVSEGIVRLSHIPILIVNLKKFKK; this is translated from the coding sequence ATGAAAAAAATTCTCGTACCTACCGATTTTTCTGAACCATCATATTACGGACTGGATACTGCCGCTGAAATTGCCAAAAAAACCCGCGCTGAGATCCATATATTCAATGCATGCGAAGTATCCAATTATTACTATGCAGCTGACCCGCTTGTGATCTCTCCTCCTGCTTCTATTATGATCGAAGGTATCAATGATAACCTGAAAAAAGCCGCAAATAAAAAGTTATCTGCCATTCGGGCAAGAAAATCCCTGGCAGGATTGAAAGTTACAACAAGCTGCGAAGTTACTTCAAATGTTCATAATTCAATAATTGAATACGGCAATAAAATAAAGACCGATATTGTGGTAATGGGCTCTCACGGTGCAGGCAACATTACTGAAGTTATTCTGGGCAGTACTGCGGAACGTGTCGTAAGATTTTCATTAAAGCCGGTACTGGTTATACCTGTTAAGCCTTCTAAAGGACTTTTTAAGCGTATTGTGTTTGCATCTGATTTCTCTGAAGAAGCATACGGAATGTTTCCGTTTGTAAAAGATATAGCGAAAATATCTTCTGCTGAGATCCACCTTCTTAAAATTAATACAATGGACCAGTTTTCAAAAACCAGGGATGATATGGAGCTAATAAATAAATTTAGCAAAAAGTTTGGCGGCAAATATATAACCGCATTGTACAATGATTATATGAAGGAAGAAGGTATCCTTAACTACACACGTGAAGTAAAAGCAGATCTTATTGCCATTGGCACTCATGGTAAAAAAGGTCTTAGAAGGTTTTTTTCAGAAGATGTATCTGAAGGAATAGTCAGGCTTTCACATATTCCTATACTGATAGTAAACTTAAAAAAATTCAAAAAATAA
- a CDS encoding 4Fe-4S dicluster domain-containing protein, whose product MSVIITDDCINCSACETECPEHAIMPRLNNHSELFGKRPKYLNNLYMAKYYQSFDHYYIIPGKCSECSNIYREPRCNSVCPVSCCITRSERELQEHSGIKIKINSLTISKISLN is encoded by the coding sequence ATGTCAGTAATAATAACAGATGATTGTATAAACTGCAGCGCTTGTGAAACCGAGTGCCCTGAACATGCAATTATGCCAAGGCTGAATAACCATTCTGAATTGTTCGGTAAAAGACCCAAATACCTGAATAATTTATATATGGCTAAATATTACCAGTCTTTTGATCATTATTATATTATTCCCGGAAAGTGCAGCGAGTGCAGTAATATTTACAGAGAGCCCAGGTGCAATTCTGTTTGTCCGGTTTCCTGCTGTATCACCCGGTCAGAACGGGAATTGCAGGAACACAGCGGAATAAAAATTAAAATTAATTCCTTAACCATATCAAAAATCAGTCTGAACTGA
- a CDS encoding energy transducer TonB: MGAIFALNSLPSSFTDELKLPYRKYLKKGLIYSIILHICVVAAYGGVHYYTKYKQDQELKNIQQRIINVSLTDLEPPPSALDEEVPPPKVEEITTPAKDLEALTPEPVAKERADVQTIKTQQQLEEIKTPVSNVGDTGKFSFSGTVKIEERKIEEKITKKDVNIEEKEKTVYQSFEVEKAPECVNLQQVRGSMVYPPLAIEAGIEGKVTVKVLVNGDGSVIKVGSVNGPEIFRDEVTSKAMSLQFTPGLQNGKPVKVWVTVPFVFKLN; encoded by the coding sequence ATGGGCGCTATATTTGCTTTAAACAGTCTTCCTTCAAGCTTTACTGATGAGCTTAAGCTGCCTTACCGTAAATACCTGAAGAAAGGACTGATATATTCTATAATTCTTCATATCTGTGTAGTTGCTGCATACGGAGGTGTGCACTATTATACCAAGTATAAGCAGGATCAGGAATTGAAAAATATTCAGCAAAGGATAATTAATGTTTCTTTAACTGATCTTGAGCCGCCGCCATCGGCTTTAGATGAAGAAGTACCGCCGCCAAAAGTCGAGGAAATTACTACACCTGCAAAGGACCTTGAGGCTTTAACCCCAGAACCGGTGGCAAAAGAAAGAGCTGATGTGCAGACGATCAAGACTCAGCAGCAGCTTGAAGAAATTAAAACTCCCGTTTCTAATGTTGGCGATACAGGTAAATTTTCTTTTTCAGGAACCGTAAAAATAGAAGAAAGAAAAATTGAAGAGAAAATTACCAAAAAGGATGTTAACATAGAAGAAAAGGAAAAAACCGTTTACCAGTCTTTTGAAGTTGAAAAAGCGCCTGAGTGTGTAAACCTTCAGCAGGTGAGAGGTTCTATGGTTTACCCGCCGCTGGCTATTGAAGCAGGAATTGAAGGCAAAGTGACTGTTAAAGTCCTTGTAAACGGTGATGGCAGTGTCATAAAGGTTGGAAGTGTCAATGGCCCGGAAATTTTCAGGGATGAAGTTACCTCCAAAGCTATGAGCCTGCAGTTCACACCCGGTCTACAAAACGGAAAGCCGGTCAAAGTCTGGGTTACTGTTCCCTTTGTATTTAAGCTGAACTAG
- a CDS encoding DUF2306 domain-containing protein, with protein sequence MQYFPDQFLIFKQNRFLKLTFNNIFYILLLIIYSFFSYLLLKITLQYIPYNTDVAFLRIKQDVIDIPFYKLAFFTHVYTAMLVLPAGFTQFSVYIRRSYPQVHKYTGWLYAAVLILLAGPSGLYMGIYANGGLISQVSFVLLAILWIVFTIIAVVKAIQGDYKAHREFLIRSFALTLSAITLRAWKYLLVFLFEPRPMDVYQVVAWLGWIPNLIIAELIIRKIIKLKRK encoded by the coding sequence ATGCAGTATTTTCCGGATCAATTTTTAATATTTAAGCAAAACCGCTTTTTAAAATTAACATTTAATAATATATTTTATATATTATTATTGATAATTTACTCGTTTTTTTCTTATTTGCTCTTAAAAATTACCCTTCAGTACATTCCATACAATACAGATGTTGCTTTTCTGAGGATTAAACAGGATGTTATCGATATTCCTTTCTACAAGCTTGCATTTTTTACTCATGTATATACGGCAATGTTAGTTTTACCTGCCGGATTCACACAATTTTCTGTATATATCAGGCGAAGCTACCCTCAGGTTCATAAATATACCGGTTGGTTATACGCTGCTGTTTTAATACTGCTTGCAGGTCCATCAGGACTCTATATGGGTATTTATGCAAACGGCGGCTTGATCTCACAGGTATCTTTTGTGTTGCTTGCAATATTATGGATAGTATTCACAATTATAGCTGTAGTTAAAGCAATTCAGGGTGATTATAAAGCTCACCGTGAATTTTTGATCCGCTCATTTGCTCTTACACTTTCCGCTATAACACTCAGGGCATGGAAATACCTCCTCGTTTTCCTGTTTGAACCCAGACCAATGGATGTTTACCAGGTTGTAGCCTGGCTTGGCTGGATACCAAATCTGATTATTGCTGAATTGATAATACGAAAAATCATAAAACTAAAACGTAAATAA
- a CDS encoding YARHG domain-containing protein: protein MKLITLILLLFIMSSCGKKQDVNNEQKNNTTSGNTSEQQKTTSTENKTEQKSGKLPVIGSYTGGFAAKEFDDTKDYVYENRITIFIDSLSGDTMYGRSVVAGNSRPFKGKFTKEGENYKAEVIEPGDDKYDGKFSFTTVIDSKNTNEIYLKGTWSANDKKLPVRVREYNLEKKDFAYDPQHNLPENIQWAELYGSDPKFPDRIESLTSEVTKYNGSVSELKKEDLQNLYKGDLEIIRNAIYARHGYSFKNRRVRFIFDRFVPWYMPVSTDVRNELTELEKKNIDLIKRFEEHAEKYYDEYGR from the coding sequence ATGAAATTAATAACTTTAATATTGCTTTTATTTATCATGTCTTCCTGCGGTAAAAAACAGGATGTAAATAATGAGCAGAAAAATAACACCACTTCAGGCAATACATCTGAACAGCAAAAAACCACTTCTACAGAAAACAAGACTGAACAAAAGTCCGGTAAATTACCGGTGATCGGTTCTTACACCGGCGGCTTTGCTGCAAAGGAATTTGATGATACAAAAGATTATGTTTATGAGAACCGTATCACAATATTTATAGATTCACTTTCAGGTGATACAATGTACGGAAGAAGCGTAGTGGCAGGCAACAGCCGCCCGTTTAAAGGAAAGTTTACCAAAGAAGGCGAAAATTATAAAGCTGAAGTAATTGAACCCGGTGACGATAAGTATGACGGTAAGTTTAGCTTTACAACTGTTATTGACTCCAAAAACACCAATGAAATATACTTAAAAGGAACATGGTCAGCGAATGATAAAAAATTGCCGGTAAGGGTCAGGGAATATAATCTTGAAAAAAAGGATTTTGCTTATGACCCGCAGCACAACCTGCCTGAAAATATTCAGTGGGCTGAGCTGTATGGCTCTGACCCGAAATTTCCTGATAGAATTGAATCTTTAACTTCAGAAGTGACCAAGTATAACGGCTCTGTTTCAGAGCTGAAAAAAGAAGACCTGCAGAATCTGTATAAAGGTGACCTCGAAATTATAAGAAATGCAATCTATGCGCGCCATGGATATTCCTTTAAGAACCGCAGGGTTAGATTCATTTTTGACAGGTTCGTGCCCTGGTACATGCCGGTTTCAACTGATGTACGCAATGAGCTTACTGAGCTTGAAAAGAAAAATATTGACCTGATAAAACGCTTCGAAGAACATGCTGAAAAATATTACGATGAATACGGAAGATAA
- a CDS encoding YARHG domain-containing protein — MKKLIIIPFIALAFIGAICSKSENSNTDNDIKKKELELKEKELQLKEKELEMKKRSEGSSNATDVTGDNSSAGNSSIYPQASERLLTADDLSNLTGWELKIMRNEIFARHGYIFKKEEMRNYFMYEKWYVPRFENVDGMLSDVEKKNIELIKRYESRLGNNDYSR, encoded by the coding sequence ATGAAAAAACTAATAATAATACCATTTATTGCTCTGGCATTTATAGGAGCGATCTGCTCTAAAAGCGAGAATTCAAACACTGATAACGATATTAAAAAAAAGGAGCTTGAACTCAAAGAAAAAGAGCTTCAGCTTAAGGAAAAAGAGCTTGAAATGAAGAAGCGCTCGGAAGGCTCATCAAATGCTACCGATGTGACGGGTGATAACTCATCTGCGGGTAATTCCAGCATCTATCCACAAGCCTCAGAGAGGCTGCTTACAGCCGATGACCTCAGCAATCTGACCGGATGGGAGCTTAAAATAATGCGCAATGAAATTTTTGCACGGCACGGCTATATCTTTAAAAAAGAAGAAATGCGGAATTATTTTATGTATGAAAAATGGTACGTTCCCAGGTTTGAAAATGTTGATGGTATGCTGAGTGATGTTGAAAAGAAGAATATCGAGCTTATTAAACGATATGAAAGCCGACTAGGTAATAACGATTACAGCAGGTAA
- a CDS encoding sulfite exporter TauE/SafE family protein produces MDMELLTGFLVGLLGSFHCIGMCGPIAIALPKTNNPFISRLIYNFGRIITYSMLGLLFGLLGSRLEMFGLQQIISISLGILIIITVLTPLSYRIKLSNRLGIYKPVGILKMYFGRMLKSHTMASMLVIGMLNGLLPCGFVYIGITGTIAVGNTLNGMLFMTMFGLGTLPVMLGTSLIGSAVNIGIRRKLTKLLPAFSVVLAIIFILRGLNLGIPYISPKLEHKPDTEVICH; encoded by the coding sequence ATAGATATGGAATTATTAACAGGTTTTTTGGTAGGTTTGCTTGGAAGCTTCCATTGTATCGGGATGTGCGGTCCAATTGCAATAGCATTGCCTAAAACCAATAACCCGTTCATTTCAAGGCTAATTTATAATTTCGGCAGAATTATAACTTACTCAATGCTTGGCCTTCTTTTCGGTCTGCTTGGCTCAAGACTAGAAATGTTTGGCTTGCAGCAAATAATATCCATTTCTTTGGGTATCCTGATAATAATTACTGTACTTACTCCCCTTTCATACAGAATTAAGTTATCAAACAGGCTTGGGATTTACAAACCTGTAGGAATACTTAAGATGTATTTCGGCAGAATGCTGAAAAGCCACACAATGGCTTCTATGCTTGTAATCGGGATGCTTAACGGTTTGTTACCATGCGGTTTTGTTTATATCGGAATAACCGGCACAATTGCCGTCGGGAACACTCTGAACGGAATGTTATTTATGACGATGTTCGGGCTTGGCACTTTGCCTGTAATGCTGGGCACATCACTTATAGGAAGCGCTGTTAATATCGGTATAAGACGGAAACTGACAAAACTGCTTCCTGCATTTTCAGTTGTACTTGCAATAATATTTATCCTTCGCGGGTTAAATTTAGGAATTCCTTATATTAGTCCGAAGCTTGAGCATAAGCCGGATACCGAAGTTATATGCCATTGA
- a CDS encoding FixH family protein: MNWGKGIIAVFVVFVIGIGILVYKSMTKNIDLVTSNYYEKELKYQEQIDKINNTNSLAEKVKFEYNGTVLVITYPQTNDKLTGEISFYKPSDAKEDFKLNVEPAADNKQVLSTEKLPKGLWKVQVNWAMSGKDYFSEEKIMIQ; the protein is encoded by the coding sequence ATGAACTGGGGAAAAGGAATAATTGCAGTATTTGTGGTTTTTGTGATTGGCATAGGAATACTTGTTTACAAATCCATGACAAAAAATATTGACCTGGTAACATCAAATTATTATGAAAAAGAGCTGAAATACCAGGAACAGATAGATAAGATAAACAATACAAACTCACTGGCAGAAAAAGTAAAGTTTGAATATAACGGGACTGTTTTAGTTATAACATATCCGCAAACAAATGATAAATTAACCGGCGAGATATCATTTTATAAACCTTCTGACGCTAAAGAAGATTTTAAATTGAATGTTGAGCCGGCTGCTGATAATAAGCAGGTATTGAGCACTGAAAAACTGCCTAAAGGTTTATGGAAAGTTCAGGTAAACTGGGCTATGAGCGGTAAGGATTATTTCAGTGAAGAAAAAATTATGATACAGTAA
- the ccoG gene encoding cytochrome c oxidase accessory protein CcoG has product MHKISSNTITDTDSFRDHLGIITDDGKRKNIYPKKPKGRFYNARTIFSIILLAFLFGMPLIRIDGHPFMMLNIVDRKFILFGQAFGTHDFFILALGFIAIVVSIILFTAVFGRVFCGWACPQTVFLEMVFRKIEFLFEGDYIKQKNLNAAPWSASKIFKKVTKWGIFFALSVLIANTFLAWIIGLDDLVKIITEPVSMHLGGFIAMLIFSGVFYFIFVYFREYACIYVCPYGRLQGVLLDKNTTVIAYDYVRGEPRGKIHKGEERTNGDCIDCKECMAVCPTAIDIRNGTQLECVNCTACIDSCDSIMDKIGKPRGLIRFASENNIRNKTKFKVTARVIAYSAVLVILLGVLTYLVSTRKPIDVTILRAPGMIFQEQPDNKISNLYTMKLTNKTFNEVPVTLKLENREGELKVIGNDIKVGSNDVSETKFLVLLPKEKLTTMNIPLEIGLYRENERFALVKINFLGPAPQKQN; this is encoded by the coding sequence ATGCATAAGATAAGTTCAAATACTATAACAGATACAGACTCTTTCAGGGATCATCTAGGAATTATTACAGACGACGGTAAACGAAAGAACATTTACCCCAAAAAGCCAAAGGGCAGATTTTATAATGCACGCACCATATTCAGTATAATTCTGCTGGCATTTTTGTTCGGTATGCCTTTGATAAGAATTGATGGCCATCCGTTCATGATGCTTAATATTGTAGACCGTAAATTTATTCTTTTCGGGCAGGCTTTTGGCACCCATGATTTTTTTATATTAGCCCTGGGGTTTATTGCAATTGTTGTATCAATAATATTATTCACAGCGGTTTTCGGAAGGGTATTTTGCGGCTGGGCTTGTCCCCAGACGGTTTTCCTGGAAATGGTCTTCAGGAAAATCGAATTCCTCTTTGAAGGCGATTATATCAAACAGAAGAACCTGAATGCTGCTCCGTGGTCTGCTTCCAAGATATTTAAGAAAGTAACAAAGTGGGGAATATTTTTTGCGCTTTCTGTACTTATAGCTAATACATTCCTGGCATGGATAATCGGGCTTGATGACCTTGTTAAGATCATTACGGAACCGGTTTCTATGCACCTTGGCGGTTTTATAGCTATGCTGATATTTTCAGGAGTATTTTATTTTATATTCGTTTATTTCAGAGAATATGCCTGCATTTATGTTTGCCCATACGGCAGGCTGCAGGGGGTTTTGCTTGATAAAAACACTACCGTAATTGCATATGACTATGTAAGGGGTGAACCCAGGGGTAAGATACATAAAGGTGAAGAAAGAACAAACGGCGACTGTATAGACTGCAAAGAATGTATGGCAGTTTGCCCTACGGCAATAGATATAAGGAACGGCACTCAGCTTGAATGTGTTAACTGTACTGCATGTATCGATTCATGTGACAGTATTATGGATAAGATCGGCAAACCCAGAGGCTTGATTAGATTTGCTTCGGAGAACAATATAAGGAACAAGACAAAATTCAAAGTAACTGCAAGGGTTATTGCTTACTCCGCTGTTCTTGTTATTTTATTGGGAGTGCTAACATACCTGGTATCCACAAGGAAGCCTATAGATGTAACAATATTAAGAGCGCCGGGAATGATATTCCAGGAACAGCCTGATAACAAGATAAGTAATCTTTATACCATGAAGCTTACGAATAAAACCTTTAATGAAGTACCCGTAACCCTAAAGCTTGAAAACCGTGAAGGCGAGCTTAAAGTAATAGGTAATGATATAAAAGTAGGCTCCAATGACGTATCAGAAACGAAGTTTCTTGTTCTGTTACCGAAAGAAAAGCTGACAACCATGAACATACCTCTTGAAATAGGGCTTTACAGAGAAAATGAAAGATTCGCGCTGGTAAAAATTAACTTTTTAGGACCCGCTCCGCAAAAACAGAATTGA
- a CDS encoding c-type cytochrome, protein MNNFLIKISAICAMLFINAGIFAQATTGHNDGMNEYSKLAGAMVFLLVAFLFILFFILSAPKYNYSAERRKERYSFLAKISAVLNRGVPIEKEKDIMLDHDFDGIKELNNTVPPWFNLLFYGTIVIAIVYMIDYHVLGSGNVMVDEYLNEVKIANDKREELIRTGAFINADNVTLVTDAAELEKGKQIWTVNCTPCHGPDGGGTVGPNLTDQNWIHGGGIKNVFTTVSNGVPAKGMIAWKTLLTPKQIQQVSSYVLSLQGTKPANGKPPEGNIWVDSVKTTGNDSKKVTDSSKVKTDSVKMKTDTSKIKKDTIK, encoded by the coding sequence ATGAATAATTTCCTTATTAAAATATCCGCTATTTGCGCAATGCTGTTTATTAATGCGGGAATTTTTGCACAGGCAACTACAGGACACAATGACGGAATGAATGAATATTCAAAGCTGGCCGGCGCAATGGTATTTTTGCTTGTTGCCTTCCTGTTCATTCTGTTCTTCATTCTTTCAGCCCCAAAATACAATTACTCCGCTGAAAGAAGAAAAGAAAGATATTCATTCCTTGCAAAAATATCAGCCGTTCTTAACCGCGGCGTGCCAATAGAAAAAGAAAAAGATATCATGCTTGACCATGATTTTGACGGTATCAAAGAGCTTAACAATACCGTTCCGCCATGGTTCAACCTGTTATTCTATGGTACAATTGTGATCGCTATTGTATATATGATTGATTACCATGTATTAGGCTCAGGTAATGTAATGGTTGATGAATATTTGAACGAAGTTAAGATAGCCAATGATAAACGTGAAGAGCTTATCAGGACAGGCGCATTTATTAATGCTGATAATGTGACTTTAGTTACTGATGCTGCTGAGCTTGAAAAAGGCAAACAGATATGGACAGTTAACTGCACTCCATGCCACGGACCCGATGGCGGCGGAACAGTGGGTCCGAACCTGACTGACCAGAACTGGATACACGGCGGCGGTATAAAAAATGTATTCACAACCGTATCCAACGGAGTACCGGCAAAAGGTATGATAGCATGGAAAACATTGTTAACACCAAAACAGATCCAGCAGGTAAGCAGTTATGTATTGAGCCTCCAGGGTACAAAACCGGCAAACGGCAAGCCGCCCGAAGGCAATATATGGGTGGATTCAGTTAAAACCACAGGTAATGACTCAAAGAAGGTCACAGACAGCAGTAAGGTTAAAACTGATTCTGTAAAGATGAAAACAGACACCAGCAAAATTAAAAAAGATACGATCAAGTAA
- the ccoN gene encoding cytochrome-c oxidase, cbb3-type subunit I, producing MEMEKFSYDNRIVRNFALATMVWGVVGMLVGLLIAFQIYLPVLNFGLPYTTFSRLRPLHTNAVIFAFVGNAIFMGVYYSMQRITKARMFSDLLSKIHFWGWQSIILCAALTLPLGITTSKEYAELEWPIDILIALVWVVFAINMFGTIAKRREKHMYVAIWFYIATIVTVAVLHIVNSIEIPVNFLKSYSVYAGVQDALVQWWYGHNAVAFFLTTPFLGLMYYYLPKAAGRPVYSYKLSIVHFWSLIFIYIWAGPHHLLYTALPDWAQSLGTVFSVMLIAPSWGGMINGLLTLRGAWDKVREDPILKFMVVAVTAYGMATFEGPMLSLKNVNAIAHYTDWIVAHVHVGALGWNGFLTFGILYWLIPRIYKTDLYSKKLANIHFWIGTLGIVFYAVPMYWSGITQSLMWKQFTPEGILQYPNFLETVTNLIPLYAIRSVGGTMYFVGVIIGVYNLVKTIKTGTLFAEEPAEAPARVLNTAEPGETKHRWLERKPIQFALLATVLVLIGGLIEIIPTFLVKSNIPTISSVKPYTPLELQGRDLYIREGCNNCHSQMIRPFRSETERYGEYSKAGEYVYDHPFLWGSKRTGPDLHREGKKYPNIWHYLHMQNPQQISPGSLMPVYDWLLDNDLDISTTEDKINALRSIGVPYPAGYEKIANDELMKQAQEITADLQKNGAPVTPEKEIVALIAYLQRLGTDIKGNNTADMKEVK from the coding sequence ATGGAAATGGAAAAGTTCAGTTATGATAATCGGATAGTCCGCAATTTTGCGCTCGCCACAATGGTATGGGGCGTAGTTGGCATGCTTGTAGGATTACTGATAGCATTTCAGATCTATCTGCCGGTCTTGAACTTCGGCCTGCCATATACAACATTCAGCCGCTTAAGACCGTTACACACAAACGCAGTGATATTCGCCTTCGTAGGAAACGCGATATTCATGGGCGTTTATTATTCAATGCAAAGAATAACCAAAGCCAGAATGTTCAGCGACCTGCTGAGCAAGATACATTTCTGGGGCTGGCAATCGATAATTTTATGTGCAGCACTAACACTTCCTTTAGGTATTACCACAAGCAAGGAATATGCTGAACTGGAATGGCCAATTGATATCCTGATCGCACTCGTGTGGGTGGTTTTTGCCATCAACATGTTCGGGACAATTGCCAAACGCCGTGAGAAGCATATGTATGTTGCTATCTGGTTCTACATAGCGACCATTGTCACCGTCGCAGTGCTGCACATAGTTAATTCTATAGAAATTCCTGTAAACTTTTTGAAAAGCTATTCGGTTTATGCAGGAGTCCAAGACGCTTTAGTACAGTGGTGGTACGGACATAACGCAGTTGCGTTCTTTTTAACAACACCGTTCTTAGGCTTGATGTATTACTACCTGCCAAAGGCAGCAGGAAGGCCGGTTTATTCATACAAGCTTTCCATAGTTCATTTCTGGTCTTTGATATTTATTTATATCTGGGCCGGTCCGCATCATTTATTATATACAGCCCTGCCTGACTGGGCACAATCACTCGGCACAGTGTTTTCAGTTATGCTAATAGCACCTTCATGGGGCGGTATGATAAACGGTCTGTTAACACTTAGAGGTGCATGGGATAAAGTACGTGAAGACCCAATATTAAAATTCATGGTGGTTGCTGTTACAGCTTACGGTATGGCAACATTTGAAGGACCGATGCTTTCACTTAAGAATGTTAACGCTATAGCTCATTATACTGACTGGATCGTAGCACACGTTCACGTTGGCGCACTTGGCTGGAACGGATTTTTAACATTCGGTATTTTATACTGGCTCATACCAAGGATCTATAAAACTGACCTGTACTCAAAAAAACTTGCCAATATTCATTTCTGGATAGGAACCCTTGGAATAGTATTTTATGCAGTACCAATGTACTGGTCAGGTATCACACAGTCATTAATGTGGAAACAGTTCACACCGGAAGGCATTCTTCAGTATCCTAACTTCCTTGAAACTGTTACAAACTTAATACCATTATACGCTATCCGTTCAGTCGGCGGAACAATGTATTTTGTTGGAGTTATTATTGGCGTATACAACCTGGTTAAAACAATTAAAACAGGAACATTATTCGCAGAAGAACCTGCAGAAGCTCCGGCAAGAGTGCTGAACACTGCTGAGCCCGGTGAAACCAAACACAGGTGGCTTGAAAGAAAGCCCATTCAGTTCGCATTATTAGCAACTGTTCTTGTATTGATTGGCGGTTTAATTGAAATAATACCGACTTTCCTTGTAAAATCAAACATTCCTACCATATCAAGCGTAAAGCCTTACACTCCGCTTGAGCTGCAGGGTCGTGATCTGTATATCAGAGAAGGCTGCAATAACTGCCATTCACAGATGATTAGGCCATTCCGCAGTGAAACGGAAAGATACGGCGAATATTCAAAAGCAGGCGAGTATGTTTATGACCATCCGTTCTTATGGGGCTCCAAACGAACAGGACCCGACCTCCACAGGGAAGGAAAGAAATATCCAAACATATGGCATTACCTGCATATGCAGAACCCGCAGCAGATATCACCGGGTTCATTAATGCCTGTGTATGACTGGCTGCTTGATAACGATCTTGATATTTCAACAACAGAAGATAAGATAAACGCATTAAGATCAATCGGTGTGCCCTACCCTGCCGGATATGAAAAAATTGCCAACGATGAGCTGATGAAGCAGGCACAGGAAATTACTGCAGACCTTCAGAAGAACGGGGCTCCCGTTACGCCTGAAAAAGAAATAGTCGCTTTAATTGCTTACCTGCAAAGATTAGGAACTGATATCAAAGGCAACAATACAGCCGATATGAAGGAGGTTAAATAA